In Plodia interpunctella isolate USDA-ARS_2022_Savannah chromosome 22, ilPloInte3.2, whole genome shotgun sequence, the following proteins share a genomic window:
- the Hasp gene encoding uncharacterized protein Hasp isoform X1 gives MLKYNVLLAIFFVALLVVVSSLPSPTSADDDEDDDEPSPTQTRSEADDDGRVYKNPRNSPSANCPRDEEQATLLLQKCLRKCSSDEDCKSKKKKCLCDGACGMSCIKPDRECPELEQPEIGEVQLTGRLFGDKAAYSCPHGYHVVGLQSRSCQADGKWAGQPPACKQNIYCLQPPTIEHARHSALPEQNTFDLDATVQYNCHNGYVTNGFPRAKCLAIDNQASWYGPDISCEPRSCGEPGDVPHGWVTADCHTFSCRAVVQCGQGFELVGKAERYCQADGAWAPKELPTCVLVTQVQCAPPEAPRHGKAVYTSCAYNSVVSYECKYGYRLVGAATRRCGADKKWSGTQPLCKEINCGHPGQLWNGWLENISSGTGLGASIIFRCQDGMKMEGNGSAICQSDGNWSHPLPQCLAPCVVPHVSQGRVVLVENKTGDNDTSEGNTQIVGSSSMVQHGEIILVDCEKDYEFPSNNAAVTCNNGTWTQIPRCTPARCKKMPKNPRNGMVIAPKTEHGMKARFRCKDGYELKGNPIVVCSFGNWSGETPKCDEVFCPFPGYIVNGKVLLVGNMGLYDYRPYVKKVVNNKQIMYECEKGYVLSEGPPGATCVGGHWRPTELPKCTLYQHPRIRWSRRRRSITEPEIRHRRSAYLRQYYNNLRRQPDPTQQYLDQIYNKYNHNTQKPTLRHANYKLMKKLDTDVEEDMTPGEFTRSDEENFPTAVYTVYNVHGEPIGHRMYSYQPVYEPEDDDIIHHEDIAAYSNSDSEETNDLSHVTILKGGLFTDHEGLESGNAYNIDKLKHDYFEKYFDKRRKRFLSSKSSEEIKKELDIELEADSAIELTTKTIESSTKIRRKRDINIEEADTEIYTVTPTAKELELINEVNSNYLKVIPLETQTQNETEINYSSEMAVIPLQYTNTNSTEVDNILDKREKRTSRKTDRLNQTTATVPKTGREGKGGGRRNQQFQKESSSDESQSTDNQEVIEGQTNGNQTEKGKKGRPKSPCEPIESEPYVNIEIVKYGRDPNNTFSSGTIVRVACGKGYGLNLEPNATAKCVRGRWKPDKPKCEILPCHVPSTEYGIYTMGADTGHPMTASQVLGTPGIGHGEEKELNETDPVPNGQVVHFSCEYGYNVQGPTNLRCWLGEWAVTSMPECIAAPCELPLLHGATYEAGYRAGLTVAHASSVNIACEPGRSPPATLNCHLGRLQPTVHDFCRPLANLSRPRPTSEFQSGSDIVREDISELEPDLDGKTITDCGPPARVQGTLIYRDGDEVNGTMVMEGYPHGTEITFRCIASIMGEKTTWKLICEQGNWVGKSFNCEEIEAQNEELLNNNSCTFRNEEPHVVSFFNDLEITETVDFPAGSVIISRCSDIGKYAMSGSQVRRCIGGTWDGSKPSCFGLNQENDYAMEKPPTILFRHSLGPIAQTNDGKLLVYPGTMLHMECLWMRRFGNPKWNVTHHYPDVDRKYPEGWTTDPGRDSQLEYRLSIISAVKEDSGIYRCETPARQSHQVEIIVEDVHCPPLPIRRGLVPSEMNTRLGTEIRFHCANGNALLGAHALVCRASGNWSAPLPVCESVECGEVIHDTPLSEGERRPRVAVVSRGVGGRAAFSCAAGWALRGAAHTVCLPAADWAKPFPVCREVSCPALPPPQSGYVLGRAPYRAGDVLQFHCNPEHTLHGRPILVCQDSGRWSDKPPTCAQACTYPGTTISGRMSSVKFYYKIGETVTFTCEPGYRLKGAPMLRCLKNRKWSNAIPLCTPINNFTSADSIAMLNGDIDAMLSDAAILPTDFLKTRETPAILSPESYQAAMTRIAASKLFRRIPIENYKNRITRVNRLLRRETIR, from the exons ATCGAGAATGCCCAGAGTTGGAGCAGCCGGAGATAGGTGAGGTCCAGCTGACTGGAAGGCTTTTTGGAGACAA AGCTGCATACTCCTGTCCCCATGGGTACCACGTCGTGGGTCTCCAGAGCCGAAGCTGCCAGGCTGATGGCAAGTGGGCGGGACAACCACCAGCCTGCAAGCAGAACA TCTACTGCCTGCAACCACCGACCATTGAGCATGCCCGCCACTCCGCCCTACCCGAACAGAACACCTTCGATCTGGACGCGACTGTACAGTACAACTGTCACAATGGTTACGTCACCAACGGCTTCCCCAGGGCTAAGTGCCTGGCCATTGACAACCAGGCGTCGTGGTATGGACCCGATATCAGCTGTGAAC CCCGCTCCTGCGGTGAGCCAGGCGACGTGCCCCACGGCTGGGTGACCGCCGACTGCCACACCTTCAGCTGCCGGGCCGTGGTCCAATGTGGCCAGGGGTTCGAGCTGGTGGGCAAGGCTGAGCGCTACTGCCAAGCGGATGGGGCTTGGGCTCCCAAAGAGCTACCCACTTGTGTcc TGGTCACGCAGGTGCAGTGCGCGCCGCCCGAAGCTCCTCGTCATGGAAAGGCTGTGTACACATCGTGTGCATACAATTCGGTTGTGTCTTACGAGTGCAAGTACGGTTATCGACTGGTGGGGGCTGCGACAAGGCGGTGTGGAGCGGACAAGAAATGGTCTGGGACCCAGCCTTTGTGTAAAG AAATCAACTGCGGGCACCCAGGACAGCTTTGGAACGGCTGGCTGGAGAACATCTCGTCGGGCACCGGTCTCGGAGCGTCCATCATCTTCCGATGTCAGGACGGAATGAAAATGGAGGGCAACGGGTCGGCCATATGTCAGAGTGACGGCAATTGGAGTCATCCACTGCCTCAGTGTTTGG CTCCCTGCGTAGTTCCCCACGTGTCCCAAGGGCGGGTAGTGCTCGTCGAGAATAAGACTGGAGACAACGACACCAGCGAGGGGAACACCCAAATAGTCGGCAGCTCCTCCATGGTCCAACACG GTGAAATAATCTTGGTGGACTGTGAGAAGGATTACGAGTTCCCGTCCAACAACGCCGCTGTGACCTGCAACAACGGGACCTGGACGCAAATACCACGCTGCACCCCTGCCAG GTGTAAAAAGATGCCCAAGAATCCTCGCAACGGTATGGTGATCGCTCCGAAGACAGAACACGGTATGAAGGCGAGGTTCCGTTGTAAGGACGGCTATGAGCTGAAAGGGAACCCTATTGTTGTCTGCTCATTTGGTAATTGGAGTGGAGAAACGCCTAAATGTGACGAAG tttTCTGTCCATTCCCTGGATACATAGTAAACGGAAAGGTACTTCTGGTCGGCAACATGGGATTATACGACTACCGTCCATACGTCAAAAAG GTTGTAAATAATAAGCAGATAATGTATGAATGTGAGAAAGGATACGTCTTGTCTGAAGGTCCACCTGGCGCTACATGTGTAGGAGGACATTGGAGACCTACAGAGTTGCCAAA ATGTACTCTTTACCAACACCCTCGAATACGATGGAGCAGAAGACGACGCTCCATCACTGAACCTGAGATACGTCACAGAAGATCAGCGTATCTCAGACAATATTACAACAATTTGAGACGTCAACCTGACCCTACGCAACAATACTTAGATcaaatatacaacaaatataaCCACAATACACAAAAACCTACTTTGAGACAtgcaaattacaaattaatgaagAAACTGGATACTGATGTTGAAGAAGACATGACACCTGGTGAATTCACCAGATCCGACGAAGAAAACTTTCCAACTGCAGTATATACTGTATACAATGTTCATGGGGAACCTATTGGACACAGAATGTATTCTTATCAACCTGTGTATGAGCCTGAAGATGACGACATAATTCACCATGAGGACATAGCTGCTTATTCAAATTCTGATTCAGAAGAAACTAATGATCTGTCTCACGTTACTATATTAAAAGGGGGACTGTTTACAGATCATGAGGGACTTGAATCGGGCAATgcttataatattgataaattgaaacatgattatttcgaaaaatattttgataagagACGGAAAAGATTCTTAAGTTCTAAAAGTAGCGAAGAAATCAAGAAAGAATTAGATATAGAACTAGAAGCGGATAGCGCTATTGAATTAACTACAAAAACTATCGAATCTTCTACAAAGATAAGGAGGAAAagagatataaatatagagGAAGCTGACACAGAAATATACACAGTAACACCTACAGCAAAAGAACTAGAATTAATAAACGAAGTGAATAGTAATTACTTGAAGGTAATACCGTTAGAAACTCAAACACAAAATGAgactgaaattaattatagctCAGAAATGGCTGTGATACCATTGCAATATACGAATACAAATTCCACTGAAGTTGATAATATTCTGGATAAGCGTGAAAAACGAACTAGTAGAAAAACGGATAGACTTAACCAAACCACAGCAACAGTACCCAAAAC aggCAGAGAAGGCAAAGGCGGCGGTAGACGCAACCAACAATTCCAAAAAGAGTCATCAAGTGATGAAAGTCAATCAACAGATAACCAAGAAGTTATCGAAGGACAAACTAATGGTAATCAAACAGAGAAAGGCAAAAAAGGTCGACCCAAAAGTCCCTGTGAACCAATAGAGAGTGAGCCGTATGTTAACATCGAAATTGTCAAATATGGGAGGGATCCTAATAACACTTTCAGTTCTG GAACAATAGTACGAGTAGCGTGTGGTAAAGGCTATGGTTTGAATTTAGAACCAAATGCAACGGCAAAATGTGTTCGAGGCAGATGGAAACCAGACAAACCGAAATGCGAAATAT TACCATGTCACGTGCCATCAACAGAGTATGGCATCTACACAATGGGCGCTGACACTGGACACCCGATGACTGCCAGTCAGGTGTTAGGAACCCCAGGGATAGGGCACGGGGAGGAGAAGGAACTGAATGAGACTGATCCCGTGCCCAATGGACAAGTGGTTCATTTCTCTTGTGAATATGG GTACAACGTCCAGGGCCCAACGAATCTTCGCTGTTGGCTAGGTGAATGGGCAGTGACAAGCATGCCAGAATGTATTGCAg CACCGTGCGAGCTGCCTCTCCTCCACGGTGCCACCTACGAAGCCGGTTACCGCGCTGGTTTGACCGTAGCACACGCTTCATCAGTAAACATAGCCTGTGAACCTGGTAGATCTCCTCCAGCTACACTAAACTGCCATCTTGGTAGGCTGCAGCCTACAGTTCACGACTTTTGTAGACCTTTAG CTAATCTATCTAGACCACGACCCACGTCAGAGTTCCAGAGTGGATCTGACATCGTAAGAGAAGACATATCCGAACTTGAACCTGATTTAGATGGGAAGACTATTACTGATTGTGGACCTCCGGCAAG GGTTCAAGGCACACTGATATACCGCGACGGTGACGAAGTCAACGGGACCATGGTGATGGAAGGGTACCCTCACGGCACCGAGATCACCTTCAGATGTATAGCTTCCATCATGGGGGAGAAGACCACGTGGAAACTGATCTGTGAACAGGGCAATTGGGTTGGAAAGAGTTTCAATTGTG AGGAGATTGAAGCCCAAAACGAAGAGCTCCTGAACAACAACAGCTGCACGTTCAGAAACGAGGAGCCACACGTCGTGTCCTTCTTCAACGACCTGGAGATCACTGAGACTGTCGATTTTCCTGCAGGATCTGTCATCATCTCCAG GTGCAGCGACATTGGCAAATATGCAATGTCCGGATCTCAAGTGAGAAGGTGCATAGGCGGGACCTGGGACGGATCTAAACCCAGCTGTTTTGGGCTCAACCAGGAGAACGACTATGCTA TGGAGAAACCCCCCACGATCCTGTTCCGTCACTCCCTGGGTCCGATAGCTCAGACCAACGACGGCAAGCTGCTGGTGTACCCTGGGACCATGCTGCACATGGAGTGCCTCTGGATGAGGAGGTTCGGGAACCCGAAGTGGAATGTAACCCACCACTATCCTGA CGTGGACCGAAAATACCCAGAAGGATGGACTACGGATCCTGGTCGCGACAGCCAACTGGAGTACCGGCTGAGCATCATCAGCGCCGTGAAGGAAGACTCTGGCATTTATAGGTGCGAAACTCCTGCTAGGCAGAGCCATCAGGTGGAGATAATTGTCGAGG ATGTCCACTGCCCCCCTCTTCCCATCCGTCGAGGCCTGGTGCCAAGCGAAATGAACACCCGTCTGGGCACAGAGATCAGGTTCCACTGTGCCAACGGCAACGCTCTGTTGGGAGCTCACGCCCTTGTCTGCAGGGCTTCTGGCAACTGGAGCGCACCTTTACCTGTGTGTGAAA GCGTAGAATGCGGCGAAGTGATCCACGACACGCCGCTGAGCGAGGGCGAGCGACGGCCGCGCGTGGCGGTGGTGTCGCGCGGCGTGGGCGGGCGCGCCGCGTTCTCGTGCGCGGCGGGCTGGGCGCTGCGCGGCGCCGCGCACACCGTCTGTCTGCCCGCCGCCGACTGGGCCAAGCCCTTCCCCGTCTGCAGAG AGGTGTCCTGTCCAGCGTTGCCCCCACCACAATCGGGCTACGTGCTAGGCCGAGCCCCGTACAGAGCTGGTGACGTGCTGCAGTTCCACTGCAACCCTGAGCATACGCTGCATGGAAGACCAATACTGGTGTGCCAAGACAGCGGTAGATGGAGTGATAAGCCTCCCACTT GTGCCCAAGCATGCACGTACCCGGGAACAACGATATCAGGTCGGATGTCGTCCGTCAAGTTCTACTATAAGATCGGGGAGACGGTCACATTCACCTGCGAACCTGGGTATAGGCTAAAGGGCGCTCCAATGCTGAGATGTTTGAA AAACAGAAAATGGTCGAACGCGATTCCACTATGCACTCCAATCAACAACTTCACCTCAGCCGACTCTATTGCAATGCTGAACGGAGACATCGACGCCATGTTGTCGGACGCCGCCATTTTGCCGACAGACTTCTTGAAAACGCGCGAAACGCCCGCCATCTTGTCGCCAGAGAGTTACCAAGCCGCCATGACAAGGATAGCAGCTTCGAAGCTATTCCGTAGGATACcgattgaaaattataaaaacaggATCACTAGAGTTAATAGGTTATTGAGGAGAGAAACAATAAGATAA
- the Hasp gene encoding uncharacterized protein Hasp isoform X2: MLKYNVLLAIFFVALLVVVSSLPSPTSADDDEDDDEPSPTQTRSEADDDGRVYKNPRNSPSANCPRDEEQATLLLQKCLRKCSSDEDCKSKKKKCLCDGACGMSCIKPDRECPELEQPEIGEVQLTGRLFGDKAAYSCPHGYHVVGLQSRSCQADGKWAGQPPACKQNTRSCGEPGDVPHGWVTADCHTFSCRAVVQCGQGFELVGKAERYCQADGAWAPKELPTCVLVTQVQCAPPEAPRHGKAVYTSCAYNSVVSYECKYGYRLVGAATRRCGADKKWSGTQPLCKEINCGHPGQLWNGWLENISSGTGLGASIIFRCQDGMKMEGNGSAICQSDGNWSHPLPQCLAPCVVPHVSQGRVVLVENKTGDNDTSEGNTQIVGSSSMVQHGEIILVDCEKDYEFPSNNAAVTCNNGTWTQIPRCTPARCKKMPKNPRNGMVIAPKTEHGMKARFRCKDGYELKGNPIVVCSFGNWSGETPKCDEVFCPFPGYIVNGKVLLVGNMGLYDYRPYVKKVVNNKQIMYECEKGYVLSEGPPGATCVGGHWRPTELPKCTLYQHPRIRWSRRRRSITEPEIRHRRSAYLRQYYNNLRRQPDPTQQYLDQIYNKYNHNTQKPTLRHANYKLMKKLDTDVEEDMTPGEFTRSDEENFPTAVYTVYNVHGEPIGHRMYSYQPVYEPEDDDIIHHEDIAAYSNSDSEETNDLSHVTILKGGLFTDHEGLESGNAYNIDKLKHDYFEKYFDKRRKRFLSSKSSEEIKKELDIELEADSAIELTTKTIESSTKIRRKRDINIEEADTEIYTVTPTAKELELINEVNSNYLKVIPLETQTQNETEINYSSEMAVIPLQYTNTNSTEVDNILDKREKRTSRKTDRLNQTTATVPKTGREGKGGGRRNQQFQKESSSDESQSTDNQEVIEGQTNGNQTEKGKKGRPKSPCEPIESEPYVNIEIVKYGRDPNNTFSSGTIVRVACGKGYGLNLEPNATAKCVRGRWKPDKPKCEILPCHVPSTEYGIYTMGADTGHPMTASQVLGTPGIGHGEEKELNETDPVPNGQVVHFSCEYGYNVQGPTNLRCWLGEWAVTSMPECIAAPCELPLLHGATYEAGYRAGLTVAHASSVNIACEPGRSPPATLNCHLGRLQPTVHDFCRPLANLSRPRPTSEFQSGSDIVREDISELEPDLDGKTITDCGPPARVQGTLIYRDGDEVNGTMVMEGYPHGTEITFRCIASIMGEKTTWKLICEQGNWVGKSFNCEEIEAQNEELLNNNSCTFRNEEPHVVSFFNDLEITETVDFPAGSVIISRCSDIGKYAMSGSQVRRCIGGTWDGSKPSCFGLNQENDYAMEKPPTILFRHSLGPIAQTNDGKLLVYPGTMLHMECLWMRRFGNPKWNVTHHYPDVDRKYPEGWTTDPGRDSQLEYRLSIISAVKEDSGIYRCETPARQSHQVEIIVEDVHCPPLPIRRGLVPSEMNTRLGTEIRFHCANGNALLGAHALVCRASGNWSAPLPVCESVECGEVIHDTPLSEGERRPRVAVVSRGVGGRAAFSCAAGWALRGAAHTVCLPAADWAKPFPVCREVSCPALPPPQSGYVLGRAPYRAGDVLQFHCNPEHTLHGRPILVCQDSGRWSDKPPTCAQACTYPGTTISGRMSSVKFYYKIGETVTFTCEPGYRLKGAPMLRCLKNRKWSNAIPLCTPINNFTSADSIAMLNGDIDAMLSDAAILPTDFLKTRETPAILSPESYQAAMTRIAASKLFRRIPIENYKNRITRVNRLLRRETIR, from the exons ATCGAGAATGCCCAGAGTTGGAGCAGCCGGAGATAGGTGAGGTCCAGCTGACTGGAAGGCTTTTTGGAGACAA AGCTGCATACTCCTGTCCCCATGGGTACCACGTCGTGGGTCTCCAGAGCCGAAGCTGCCAGGCTGATGGCAAGTGGGCGGGACAACCACCAGCCTGCAAGCAGAACA CCCGCTCCTGCGGTGAGCCAGGCGACGTGCCCCACGGCTGGGTGACCGCCGACTGCCACACCTTCAGCTGCCGGGCCGTGGTCCAATGTGGCCAGGGGTTCGAGCTGGTGGGCAAGGCTGAGCGCTACTGCCAAGCGGATGGGGCTTGGGCTCCCAAAGAGCTACCCACTTGTGTcc TGGTCACGCAGGTGCAGTGCGCGCCGCCCGAAGCTCCTCGTCATGGAAAGGCTGTGTACACATCGTGTGCATACAATTCGGTTGTGTCTTACGAGTGCAAGTACGGTTATCGACTGGTGGGGGCTGCGACAAGGCGGTGTGGAGCGGACAAGAAATGGTCTGGGACCCAGCCTTTGTGTAAAG AAATCAACTGCGGGCACCCAGGACAGCTTTGGAACGGCTGGCTGGAGAACATCTCGTCGGGCACCGGTCTCGGAGCGTCCATCATCTTCCGATGTCAGGACGGAATGAAAATGGAGGGCAACGGGTCGGCCATATGTCAGAGTGACGGCAATTGGAGTCATCCACTGCCTCAGTGTTTGG CTCCCTGCGTAGTTCCCCACGTGTCCCAAGGGCGGGTAGTGCTCGTCGAGAATAAGACTGGAGACAACGACACCAGCGAGGGGAACACCCAAATAGTCGGCAGCTCCTCCATGGTCCAACACG GTGAAATAATCTTGGTGGACTGTGAGAAGGATTACGAGTTCCCGTCCAACAACGCCGCTGTGACCTGCAACAACGGGACCTGGACGCAAATACCACGCTGCACCCCTGCCAG GTGTAAAAAGATGCCCAAGAATCCTCGCAACGGTATGGTGATCGCTCCGAAGACAGAACACGGTATGAAGGCGAGGTTCCGTTGTAAGGACGGCTATGAGCTGAAAGGGAACCCTATTGTTGTCTGCTCATTTGGTAATTGGAGTGGAGAAACGCCTAAATGTGACGAAG tttTCTGTCCATTCCCTGGATACATAGTAAACGGAAAGGTACTTCTGGTCGGCAACATGGGATTATACGACTACCGTCCATACGTCAAAAAG GTTGTAAATAATAAGCAGATAATGTATGAATGTGAGAAAGGATACGTCTTGTCTGAAGGTCCACCTGGCGCTACATGTGTAGGAGGACATTGGAGACCTACAGAGTTGCCAAA ATGTACTCTTTACCAACACCCTCGAATACGATGGAGCAGAAGACGACGCTCCATCACTGAACCTGAGATACGTCACAGAAGATCAGCGTATCTCAGACAATATTACAACAATTTGAGACGTCAACCTGACCCTACGCAACAATACTTAGATcaaatatacaacaaatataaCCACAATACACAAAAACCTACTTTGAGACAtgcaaattacaaattaatgaagAAACTGGATACTGATGTTGAAGAAGACATGACACCTGGTGAATTCACCAGATCCGACGAAGAAAACTTTCCAACTGCAGTATATACTGTATACAATGTTCATGGGGAACCTATTGGACACAGAATGTATTCTTATCAACCTGTGTATGAGCCTGAAGATGACGACATAATTCACCATGAGGACATAGCTGCTTATTCAAATTCTGATTCAGAAGAAACTAATGATCTGTCTCACGTTACTATATTAAAAGGGGGACTGTTTACAGATCATGAGGGACTTGAATCGGGCAATgcttataatattgataaattgaaacatgattatttcgaaaaatattttgataagagACGGAAAAGATTCTTAAGTTCTAAAAGTAGCGAAGAAATCAAGAAAGAATTAGATATAGAACTAGAAGCGGATAGCGCTATTGAATTAACTACAAAAACTATCGAATCTTCTACAAAGATAAGGAGGAAAagagatataaatatagagGAAGCTGACACAGAAATATACACAGTAACACCTACAGCAAAAGAACTAGAATTAATAAACGAAGTGAATAGTAATTACTTGAAGGTAATACCGTTAGAAACTCAAACACAAAATGAgactgaaattaattatagctCAGAAATGGCTGTGATACCATTGCAATATACGAATACAAATTCCACTGAAGTTGATAATATTCTGGATAAGCGTGAAAAACGAACTAGTAGAAAAACGGATAGACTTAACCAAACCACAGCAACAGTACCCAAAAC aggCAGAGAAGGCAAAGGCGGCGGTAGACGCAACCAACAATTCCAAAAAGAGTCATCAAGTGATGAAAGTCAATCAACAGATAACCAAGAAGTTATCGAAGGACAAACTAATGGTAATCAAACAGAGAAAGGCAAAAAAGGTCGACCCAAAAGTCCCTGTGAACCAATAGAGAGTGAGCCGTATGTTAACATCGAAATTGTCAAATATGGGAGGGATCCTAATAACACTTTCAGTTCTG GAACAATAGTACGAGTAGCGTGTGGTAAAGGCTATGGTTTGAATTTAGAACCAAATGCAACGGCAAAATGTGTTCGAGGCAGATGGAAACCAGACAAACCGAAATGCGAAATAT TACCATGTCACGTGCCATCAACAGAGTATGGCATCTACACAATGGGCGCTGACACTGGACACCCGATGACTGCCAGTCAGGTGTTAGGAACCCCAGGGATAGGGCACGGGGAGGAGAAGGAACTGAATGAGACTGATCCCGTGCCCAATGGACAAGTGGTTCATTTCTCTTGTGAATATGG GTACAACGTCCAGGGCCCAACGAATCTTCGCTGTTGGCTAGGTGAATGGGCAGTGACAAGCATGCCAGAATGTATTGCAg CACCGTGCGAGCTGCCTCTCCTCCACGGTGCCACCTACGAAGCCGGTTACCGCGCTGGTTTGACCGTAGCACACGCTTCATCAGTAAACATAGCCTGTGAACCTGGTAGATCTCCTCCAGCTACACTAAACTGCCATCTTGGTAGGCTGCAGCCTACAGTTCACGACTTTTGTAGACCTTTAG CTAATCTATCTAGACCACGACCCACGTCAGAGTTCCAGAGTGGATCTGACATCGTAAGAGAAGACATATCCGAACTTGAACCTGATTTAGATGGGAAGACTATTACTGATTGTGGACCTCCGGCAAG GGTTCAAGGCACACTGATATACCGCGACGGTGACGAAGTCAACGGGACCATGGTGATGGAAGGGTACCCTCACGGCACCGAGATCACCTTCAGATGTATAGCTTCCATCATGGGGGAGAAGACCACGTGGAAACTGATCTGTGAACAGGGCAATTGGGTTGGAAAGAGTTTCAATTGTG AGGAGATTGAAGCCCAAAACGAAGAGCTCCTGAACAACAACAGCTGCACGTTCAGAAACGAGGAGCCACACGTCGTGTCCTTCTTCAACGACCTGGAGATCACTGAGACTGTCGATTTTCCTGCAGGATCTGTCATCATCTCCAG GTGCAGCGACATTGGCAAATATGCAATGTCCGGATCTCAAGTGAGAAGGTGCATAGGCGGGACCTGGGACGGATCTAAACCCAGCTGTTTTGGGCTCAACCAGGAGAACGACTATGCTA TGGAGAAACCCCCCACGATCCTGTTCCGTCACTCCCTGGGTCCGATAGCTCAGACCAACGACGGCAAGCTGCTGGTGTACCCTGGGACCATGCTGCACATGGAGTGCCTCTGGATGAGGAGGTTCGGGAACCCGAAGTGGAATGTAACCCACCACTATCCTGA CGTGGACCGAAAATACCCAGAAGGATGGACTACGGATCCTGGTCGCGACAGCCAACTGGAGTACCGGCTGAGCATCATCAGCGCCGTGAAGGAAGACTCTGGCATTTATAGGTGCGAAACTCCTGCTAGGCAGAGCCATCAGGTGGAGATAATTGTCGAGG ATGTCCACTGCCCCCCTCTTCCCATCCGTCGAGGCCTGGTGCCAAGCGAAATGAACACCCGTCTGGGCACAGAGATCAGGTTCCACTGTGCCAACGGCAACGCTCTGTTGGGAGCTCACGCCCTTGTCTGCAGGGCTTCTGGCAACTGGAGCGCACCTTTACCTGTGTGTGAAA GCGTAGAATGCGGCGAAGTGATCCACGACACGCCGCTGAGCGAGGGCGAGCGACGGCCGCGCGTGGCGGTGGTGTCGCGCGGCGTGGGCGGGCGCGCCGCGTTCTCGTGCGCGGCGGGCTGGGCGCTGCGCGGCGCCGCGCACACCGTCTGTCTGCCCGCCGCCGACTGGGCCAAGCCCTTCCCCGTCTGCAGAG AGGTGTCCTGTCCAGCGTTGCCCCCACCACAATCGGGCTACGTGCTAGGCCGAGCCCCGTACAGAGCTGGTGACGTGCTGCAGTTCCACTGCAACCCTGAGCATACGCTGCATGGAAGACCAATACTGGTGTGCCAAGACAGCGGTAGATGGAGTGATAAGCCTCCCACTT GTGCCCAAGCATGCACGTACCCGGGAACAACGATATCAGGTCGGATGTCGTCCGTCAAGTTCTACTATAAGATCGGGGAGACGGTCACATTCACCTGCGAACCTGGGTATAGGCTAAAGGGCGCTCCAATGCTGAGATGTTTGAA AAACAGAAAATGGTCGAACGCGATTCCACTATGCACTCCAATCAACAACTTCACCTCAGCCGACTCTATTGCAATGCTGAACGGAGACATCGACGCCATGTTGTCGGACGCCGCCATTTTGCCGACAGACTTCTTGAAAACGCGCGAAACGCCCGCCATCTTGTCGCCAGAGAGTTACCAAGCCGCCATGACAAGGATAGCAGCTTCGAAGCTATTCCGTAGGATACcgattgaaaattataaaaacaggATCACTAGAGTTAATAGGTTATTGAGGAGAGAAACAATAAGATAA